One genomic region from Gemmobacter aquarius encodes:
- a CDS encoding NAD(P)-dependent oxidoreductase has protein sequence MAKQRMLQFVTVGKEMPEKRPAPLRAQDFHEIYREFAAEKAAEQAGRCSQCGVPYCQSHCPLHNNIPDWLRLTAEGRLKEAYELSQATNTFPEICGRICPQDRLCEGNCVIEQSGHGTVTIGSVEKYLTDLAWENGWVKPVVPAMERTDSVGIIGAGPGGLAAATELRRRGVQVTVYDRYDRAGGLMTYGIPGFKLEKPVVMQRIEQLQESGVQFILNCTVGQDISFDAIRGQHDAVLIATGVYKARDISAPGVGAKGVVKALDYLTASNRKSFGDDVPEYDRGELNASGKRVVVIGGGDTAMDCVRTAIRQGAVSVKCLYRRDKANMPGSQREVQNAEEEGVDFVWLTAPKGFTGGDVVDGVMVQRMRLGAPDASGRQSPELIEGADYIEPADLVVQALGFEPEEIPVLWGVPELAVTRWGTIKADFRSHATSMPGVYAVGDIVRGASLVVWAIRDGREAAEAMLAYLAQPVTVAAE, from the coding sequence ATGGCCAAGCAACGCATGCTTCAGTTCGTGACGGTCGGCAAGGAGATGCCCGAAAAGCGCCCAGCGCCATTGCGCGCCCAGGACTTTCACGAAATTTACCGCGAGTTCGCTGCCGAAAAGGCGGCCGAGCAGGCGGGGCGGTGCAGCCAGTGCGGCGTGCCCTACTGCCAGTCGCATTGCCCGCTGCACAACAATATCCCCGACTGGCTGCGCCTGACAGCAGAGGGGCGGTTGAAAGAAGCTTACGAGCTTTCTCAGGCAACCAACACTTTCCCCGAGATTTGCGGCCGCATCTGCCCGCAAGATCGTCTTTGCGAAGGCAACTGCGTGATAGAGCAGTCGGGCCATGGCACGGTAACTATCGGGTCGGTCGAGAAGTACCTGACCGATCTGGCGTGGGAAAACGGTTGGGTGAAGCCCGTCGTTCCCGCGATGGAACGGACGGATTCGGTGGGCATCATCGGGGCCGGTCCGGGCGGGCTAGCGGCGGCGACCGAGCTGCGGCGGCGCGGAGTGCAGGTGACGGTCTATGACCGTTATGACCGTGCGGGCGGGCTGATGACCTATGGCATTCCCGGCTTCAAACTGGAAAAGCCGGTGGTGATGCAGCGGATCGAACAGCTTCAGGAGTCGGGCGTGCAGTTCATTTTGAATTGCACGGTGGGCCAAGATATCAGCTTCGATGCGATCCGCGGCCAGCATGATGCGGTGTTGATCGCCACCGGAGTTTACAAGGCGCGCGATATCTCTGCTCCGGGCGTCGGCGCCAAGGGCGTGGTCAAGGCGCTGGATTATCTGACGGCGTCAAACCGCAAAAGTTTTGGCGATGACGTACCCGAGTACGATCGTGGCGAGCTGAACGCATCCGGCAAGAGGGTTGTCGTTATCGGTGGTGGCGACACGGCGATGGACTGCGTGCGGACGGCGATCCGGCAGGGCGCTGTTTCGGTAAAGTGCCTGTATCGGCGCGACAAGGCGAACATGCCAGGATCGCAGCGCGAGGTACAAAATGCCGAGGAAGAGGGCGTCGATTTCGTCTGGCTGACCGCTCCCAAAGGGTTCACCGGCGGCGACGTGGTAGATGGAGTGATGGTGCAGCGGATGCGTCTGGGCGCGCCGGATGCATCTGGGCGGCAATCGCCCGAGTTGATCGAAGGGGCCGACTACATCGAGCCTGCAGATCTGGTCGTGCAGGCGCTGGGCTTCGAGCCAGAGGAAATTCCGGTGCTTTGGGGCGTGCCGGAACTGGCCGTGACGCGCTGGGGCACGATCAAGGCGGATTTCCGCAGCCACGCCACAAGCATGCCGGGGGTTTACGCCGTGGGTGATATCGTACGCGGGGCATCGTTGGTGGTCTGGGCGATCCGCGACGGGCGCGAGGCGGCCGAGGCGATGCTCGCCTATCTCGCACAGCCCGTAACGGTAGCGGCAGAGTGA